The Rosa chinensis cultivar Old Blush chromosome 7, RchiOBHm-V2, whole genome shotgun sequence DNA segment acctaagagtgtatttaatataatctaaccatccatttatgtcggtgcaagtgCACAAGTACATAACGGTGCACTGAATATGAATCCTCCCCTCAAGTTGTAACCCTTTTTTTGTTAGGTCGTTTACAAAAACTATTCACAAAGTCAATGAAAGATAACcccttatccaaaaaaaaaaaaaaatgacagatAATCCTAGCCATCTATAGAGCTGATTCACAGTCATATGTACATAATGTCATCTCCTTTGCACACCCTCTTCATTGCACCCAAATCCTGAGTTTGCTTCTATTGCTGGCTAGCTAGCTTCTTATTTTCCTTCTAAATTCCCCCTTCTTGGTATATATGCACTGGTTTTCATAGGAAAGATCACAAAGCCTTTAGCTTATACGCCTTTGCCAACATATAGAGAATACTCATATATATCAAGTTTAAGATCAACCAGACGCCAACATACAGATGGAGAGGACAACCGGAAAGGTGATCACTTGCAAAGGTAAGAGCTAGTTTCAGAAATGTATTTTGTTGAACACTTAATCTTACATGGCTGATATAAATGGTGGTCGATCATGAAGCTGCTGTTGTTTGGGGTCCTGAGGAGCCTTTTGTGATGGAACAAGTTCAAGTTGACCCGCCGCAGAAACTGGAGGTCCGAGTCAAGATCCTCTTCACCTCAATCTGTCACACTGATCTTAGTGCTTGGAAAGGAGAGGTATACATGCATGCCCATGAATCAAAGCTTTTACCTTTCTCCATTCAATAATGTTTTCTCACCTGACCTCTTGTCGGGCGCATACGACTCTTATGTTGTGAATTGCACATGCATTATGTATGAATAACCTAAGCGATCCGGATTAATTATCTGACAATGTAACCCGAATTGTGTGAGAATATAACATTTCTGTACTTAattaattttcttatttttgttgttgaagaATGAAGCTCAACGAGCGTTTCCTCGAATTCTAGGTCATGAAGCAGCCGGGTAAGTCATAGATTTACACCGACACCATCTTACACACCAGCTTTAAAATATACCGAGAGTTTATAGCATGTCGATAGGAAATTCATATCctttatttaatattttgatGAGCAGAATTGTTGAGAGCGTTGGTGAAGGTGTGACAGACATGAAAGAAGGGGATCATGTGATCCCTATTTTCAACGGAGAGTGCGGTTACTGCATCTGCTGCAGGCATCAGAAAACTAACATTTGCAACAACTTTGGAGTAAACCCAATGAAGAGGGTGATGAACAGCGACGGTAAAACAAGGTTCTCAATAATAACAAAGGAGGGTGACAAAAAACCCATATATCATTTTCTTAACACTTCAACCTTCAGCGAGTACACAGTTCTTGAGTCCGCTTGTGTTGTCAAGATTGACTCGGAAGCTCCCCTCAAGAAGATGACGTTGCTCAGTTGCGGTGCTTCAACTGGTATGTAATTACATAAGTGTTTGCCAagaaattatttggtgtattaAAAATCATTTCGCTCAATTACAATCAAGAATTTTTGTGGGCGTGTCCTCGATTATGGTCcaaaattagagaaaataaaaaagatttcATCGAAACTTGATTGCGATCTTATGTATACAGATCTCACTTATCTGAAAATTTTATTCTTTAGGAGTTGGTGCTGCATGGAATACTGCTGATGTTCAACCTGGCTCAACAGTCGCCATTTTTGGTTTAGGTGCCATTGGACTTGCCGTGAGTTcgtttcttttcatttctgttTTGTCACTCATTTTCGGTTTCTCTTGCACGTTGGCCCATTTGTTGCGAGTTTCACGTGCTAAACAACATGTTCTGATACTCATAGATGTAGATTTTTAGCATTTAGGTTAGCCTAAGTTGCTAGAGAGAGTGATGAAGAATTAATATGAGGTTATATCTGGGATTCGTTTCTCTCCAGTATCaccgaaagaaaaaaattataaaaaaaatccatATTTTTTGCTGGTGAAGTTGCATGCATGCATTTGACGATTGAGGTATCAGGCTTTCAGCAGGTATGCGCTGGCCATTATACCAAATGATCGACTTGACTTGGAGTTTTATTATAGTGAAGATGCTGACTTTGGATGTTTACTAATTTACAAGCTGGGTACATATGTTTTTGTTATTAATTGTGAATCTATAATTCATGAAGCAGGATAAAAGAAAAGATGTTCTCACTTAACTTGGTGcagacttgacaaaaaaaaaagaaagaataatagTCTATAATCACAAGAATCATATTATTCTGTAAGATCTGACACgaataatatattattatttccaAATCCCAACTGACTATTAATTGTGCTAGTCTTGATCAACTGGGGAGCCAAAGCTAATTCCTTTATTACCTAATTCAACTAGTCTTGATCACTTACCTAATTCCTTTATTATCCAATCATTTaactaaatgaaaaattttgtgTCAGGTTGCTGAAGGAGCCAAAGCTAGAGGAGCATCTACAATAATTGGTGTTGACATGAACCCTAATAAATTCATCAAAGGTATTGgtatgctctttttttttttttagattcttgtttatttatataagatattaaaatatatatgctAATTAGGTAAGTGCTATTCGCATGCTTTGTACTCCATTTTGTAATGTGGATATAGGCCAAGCAATGGGAGTCACAGATTTCATAGACACCCGCGACCCAGGAAAGCCTTTGCATGAGGTCAGTTCTATGTGTTCCAATAATGAATTCAACAATTGAATTCTCTATATTTAtagttattttcttcttcttccggaCTGTAATTGAATTCAATTTATATTAACAATTCCTTGGCCGATATATATTGTTAGCAGAGAATCAGGGAAATAACAAAAGGAGGTGTGGACTATAGCTTTGAGTGTGTAGGAAACTCCGATGTTCTCCGGGAAGCCTTTCTTTCCACACATGAGGTACTTATTCTCTATAAAATGTATCTATGATTGTGAGTTT contains these protein-coding regions:
- the LOC112180414 gene encoding alcohol dehydrogenase-like 3, coding for MERTTGKVITCKAAVVWGPEEPFVMEQVQVDPPQKLEVRVKILFTSICHTDLSAWKGENEAQRAFPRILGHEAAGIVESVGEGVTDMKEGDHVIPIFNGECGYCICCRHQKTNICNNFGVNPMKRVMNSDGKTRFSIITKEGDKKPIYHFLNTSTFSEYTVLESACVVKIDSEAPLKKMTLLSCGASTGVGAAWNTADVQPGSTVAIFGLGAIGLAVAEGAKARGASTIIGVDMNPNKFIKGQAMGVTDFIDTRDPGKPLHERIREITKGGVDYSFECVGNSDVLREAFLSTHEGWGCTVILGIHATPKMLPLHPMELFHGRGIIGSVFGGFKGKSQLPRFAKECMQGVVDLDEFITHELPFEKINDAFKLLVEGQSLRCVLHL